The Streptomyces aurantiacus genome includes a region encoding these proteins:
- a CDS encoding glycine--tRNA ligase gives MAADKIDTIVSLSKRRGFVYPCSEIYGGQRAAWDYGPLGVELKENIKRQWWRYMVTSREDVVGIDSSVILATEVWVASGHVATFSDPLTECTSCHKRYRADHLEEAYEAKHGRVPENGLTDLNCPNCGNKGTFTEPKQFSGLLSTHLGPTQDSGSVAYLRPETAQGIFTNFAQVQQTSRRKPPFGIAQMGKSFRNEITPGNFIFRTREFEQMEMEFFVKPGEDEKWQEFWMQERWNWYTGLGMREENMRWYDHPAEKLSHYSKRTADIEYRFQFGGNEWGELEGVANRTDYDLSAHSKASGQDLSYFDQEAGERWTPYVIEPAAGVGRAMLAFLLDAYVEDEAPNAKGKMEKRTVLRLDPRLSPVKVAVLPLSRNPELSPKAKGLATALRQNWNIDFDDAGAIGRRYRRQDEIGTPFCVTVDFDTLEDNAVTVRERDSMKQERVSLDQIEGYLASRLIGC, from the coding sequence GTGGCCGCCGACAAGATCGACACCATCGTCAGCCTGAGCAAGCGCCGTGGCTTCGTCTACCCGTGCAGTGAGATCTACGGCGGCCAGCGAGCCGCCTGGGACTACGGGCCGCTGGGTGTCGAGCTCAAGGAGAACATCAAGCGTCAGTGGTGGCGCTACATGGTGACGTCGCGCGAGGACGTCGTCGGTATCGACTCGTCCGTGATCCTGGCGACCGAGGTCTGGGTGGCCTCCGGTCACGTCGCCACGTTCTCCGACCCGCTCACCGAGTGCACCTCGTGTCACAAGCGGTACCGCGCCGACCACCTCGAAGAGGCCTACGAGGCCAAGCACGGCCGCGTGCCCGAGAACGGCCTGACCGACCTCAACTGCCCCAACTGCGGCAACAAGGGCACCTTCACCGAGCCCAAGCAGTTCTCCGGCCTGCTCTCCACGCACCTCGGCCCCACGCAGGACAGCGGCTCCGTCGCCTACCTGCGCCCCGAGACCGCGCAGGGCATCTTCACCAACTTCGCCCAGGTCCAGCAGACCTCGCGCCGCAAGCCGCCGTTCGGCATCGCGCAGATGGGCAAGTCCTTCCGCAACGAGATCACGCCCGGCAACTTCATCTTCCGCACCCGCGAGTTCGAGCAGATGGAGATGGAGTTCTTCGTCAAGCCGGGCGAGGACGAGAAGTGGCAGGAGTTCTGGATGCAGGAGCGCTGGAACTGGTACACGGGCCTCGGCATGCGCGAGGAGAACATGCGCTGGTACGACCACCCGGCCGAGAAGCTCTCGCACTACTCCAAGCGCACCGCCGACATCGAGTACCGCTTCCAGTTCGGCGGCAACGAGTGGGGTGAGCTGGAGGGCGTCGCCAACCGCACGGACTACGACCTCTCCGCGCACTCCAAGGCCTCCGGCCAGGACCTCTCGTACTTCGACCAGGAGGCCGGCGAGCGCTGGACCCCGTACGTCATCGAGCCGGCGGCCGGTGTCGGCCGCGCGATGCTCGCGTTCCTCCTGGACGCGTACGTCGAGGACGAGGCGCCCAACGCCAAGGGCAAGATGGAGAAGCGGACCGTCCTGCGCCTCGACCCGCGCCTCTCGCCGGTGAAGGTCGCCGTGCTTCCGCTGTCCCGCAACCCGGAGCTGTCCCCGAAGGCGAAGGGTCTCGCCACCGCTCTGCGGCAGAACTGGAACATCGACTTCGACGACGCCGGTGCCATCGGGCGTCGCTACCGTCGGCAGGACGAGATCGGTACGCCGTTCTGCGTGACCGTCGACTTCGACACGCTCGAGGACAACGCGGTGACGGTCCGCGAGCGTGACTCCATGAAGCAGGAGCGCGTGTCCCTGGACCAGATCGAGGGGTACCTGGCGAGCCGCCTCATCGGCTGCTAG
- a CDS encoding metal ABC transporter solute-binding protein, Zn/Mn family, producing the protein MNVRRRLAASRINTAGIAVAAATALTLGSLSACSSDSSAADGDSSGKLDVVASFYPLQFLAERIGGNHVDVSTLTEPGQEPHDLEISAKQTAQLQESDVALYLKNLQPSVDDAVAQSEIKTKIDAATLTSLEKHGNEVGGHAAEHDDHEGEEGSGEDPHIWLDPVKYAEVAEGVGKAFEKADPDNAADYKKNTADLVKELDGLNTQFEDGLKNTKTKVFITTHAAFGYLAERYGLTEEAINGLDPESEPSANRVKDLEKMAKADGVSTVFYETLVSDKTAKTIAADADLRTDVLDPIEGITEKSRGDDYFQVMEANLKALQSALGAK; encoded by the coding sequence ATGAACGTACGACGACGCCTCGCCGCCTCTCGAATAAACACAGCCGGGATCGCGGTCGCGGCGGCCACCGCCCTCACGCTCGGCTCCCTCTCCGCCTGCTCGTCCGACTCCAGCGCGGCCGACGGCGACAGCAGCGGGAAGCTCGACGTGGTGGCGTCGTTCTACCCGTTGCAGTTCCTCGCCGAGCGGATCGGCGGGAACCACGTCGACGTGAGCACCCTGACCGAGCCCGGCCAGGAGCCGCACGACCTGGAGATCAGCGCCAAGCAGACGGCGCAGCTCCAGGAGTCGGACGTCGCCCTGTACCTGAAGAACCTCCAGCCCTCCGTCGACGACGCGGTCGCCCAGTCCGAGATCAAGACCAAGATCGACGCGGCCACCCTCACCAGCCTGGAGAAGCACGGCAACGAGGTCGGCGGCCACGCGGCCGAGCACGACGACCACGAGGGCGAGGAAGGCTCGGGCGAAGACCCGCACATCTGGCTCGACCCCGTGAAGTACGCCGAGGTCGCCGAGGGCGTGGGCAAGGCCTTCGAGAAGGCCGACCCGGACAACGCGGCGGACTACAAGAAGAACACCGCGGACCTGGTGAAGGAGCTGGACGGCCTCAACACCCAGTTCGAGGACGGCCTGAAGAACACGAAGACGAAGGTCTTCATCACGACGCACGCCGCCTTCGGCTACCTCGCCGAGCGCTACGGCCTCACCGAGGAGGCCATCAACGGCCTGGACCCGGAGAGCGAGCCCAGTGCCAACCGCGTCAAGGACCTTGAGAAGATGGCCAAGGCCGACGGCGTCTCCACGGTCTTCTACGAGACCCTCGTCAGCGACAAGACCGCGAAGACCATCGCCGCGGACGCGGACCTCAGGACGGATGTGCTCGACCCGATCGAGGGCATCACGGAGAAGTCCCGGGGTGACGACTACTTCCAGGTCATGGAGGCCAACCTCAAGGCGCTGCAGTCGGCCCTGGGCGCGAAATGA
- a CDS encoding DUF4394 domain-containing protein, translated as MRKQAVVGVLAMAVAIGTVGAVGAGALGGSSEKGSAGAGAGIEAKGGAGRLPEALTPSGLRAVGLTADQRLVSFRVDRPGAALPLGKVDGLKGDRTLVGIDHRVQNKKLYAVGDQGGIYTIREVGARATKVSQLSVALQGKGFGVDFNPAANRLRVISDTGQNLRHNLDDQAGAPAPGTTAVDGILTNPPVPPNPGATALGVSGAAYTNNDLDASTATTLFDLDTALDQVSVQSPANAGNLAPTGKQGVDVPLNSGFDIHSSTRNGTNTGYAVTGRTAWRVNLLTGKLSSLGTFGHGRQVVDIALPLNQG; from the coding sequence ATGCGTAAGCAGGCAGTTGTTGGCGTACTGGCGATGGCCGTGGCGATCGGGACGGTGGGGGCCGTGGGAGCGGGGGCGCTGGGCGGGTCCTCGGAGAAGGGGTCCGCGGGGGCCGGGGCCGGGATCGAGGCCAAGGGCGGTGCGGGCCGTCTGCCGGAGGCGCTCACGCCGAGCGGGCTGCGGGCCGTCGGGCTCACGGCGGACCAGCGGCTGGTGTCGTTCCGGGTCGACCGGCCGGGCGCCGCGCTGCCGCTCGGGAAGGTCGACGGACTCAAGGGCGACAGGACGCTGGTCGGGATCGACCACCGCGTCCAGAACAAGAAGCTGTACGCCGTCGGGGACCAGGGCGGCATCTACACGATCCGAGAGGTGGGCGCCCGCGCCACGAAGGTCTCGCAGCTCAGCGTGGCACTGCAGGGCAAGGGGTTCGGTGTCGACTTCAACCCGGCCGCCAACCGGCTGCGGGTCATCAGCGACACCGGCCAGAACCTCCGTCACAACCTCGACGACCAGGCGGGCGCCCCGGCTCCCGGCACCACCGCCGTCGACGGGATCCTCACCAACCCGCCGGTGCCCCCGAACCCGGGTGCCACCGCGCTCGGCGTGAGCGGGGCCGCGTACACGAACAACGACCTCGACGCGTCGACGGCCACCACCCTCTTCGACCTCGACACCGCACTGGACCAGGTGTCGGTGCAGTCGCCCGCCAATGCGGGCAACCTCGCGCCGACGGGGAAGCAGGGCGTGGACGTGCCGCTGAACTCCGGTTTCGACATCCACAGTTCGACGCGCAACGGCACGAACACCGGCTACGCGGTCACCGGCCGTACGGCGTGGCGGGTCAACCTGCTGACGGGGAAGCTGAGTTCACTGGGCACCTTCGGGCACGGCCGGCAGGTGGTGGACATCGCGCTGCCGCTGAACCAGGGGTGA